A genomic window from Xenorhabdus cabanillasii includes:
- a CDS encoding DUF1266 domain-containing protein — MHWSLRTGAFILVLLGVSYSIYARFSPYVTNENMKEDIEIITQNTLPPVTSEDWGIILGAPYAVFNGHAVNDYAPETAEDNGLSSAWGIKNRQDLLQQLFWLIMEGHSAGYYEIRDNVIHLSKNDFDTLLSSIEKSQWDETEKQEIIWQYKMMYHNTNDIQNVKYLAWDYVRFSMLCLEGARLKYITKEEAKAWTRMLAPRLRKTYTGWGDLWHHLFITRWFWSAQDKQWTSSQSDYLAIVNNLLQKKGSPATTIKWGSPLSSTDTTSFAEAVASLQLEDEDGVIAGVDELNKVIKSHLNLK, encoded by the coding sequence ATGCATTGGTCTTTACGCACAGGGGCTTTCATACTTGTCTTGCTGGGTGTGAGTTATAGCATTTATGCCCGTTTTTCCCCTTATGTAACAAACGAAAACATGAAAGAAGATATTGAAATCATCACGCAAAACACGCTCCCTCCGGTGACCAGTGAAGACTGGGGGATCATTCTGGGTGCGCCCTATGCGGTTTTCAATGGTCATGCGGTTAATGACTATGCGCCTGAAACCGCCGAGGATAATGGATTATCGTCGGCATGGGGGATCAAAAATCGGCAGGATTTACTTCAGCAATTATTTTGGCTCATTATGGAAGGGCACTCTGCCGGTTATTATGAAATAAGAGATAATGTTATTCATCTATCAAAAAACGATTTCGACACATTATTGAGCAGCATTGAAAAAAGTCAGTGGGATGAAACGGAAAAACAAGAAATCATCTGGCAATATAAGATGATGTATCACAACACCAATGACATTCAAAACGTGAAATATCTGGCCTGGGATTATGTCCGGTTCAGTATGTTATGTTTAGAAGGTGCCCGACTGAAATACATCACCAAAGAAGAAGCCAAAGCCTGGACACGGATGTTAGCCCCGCGTCTGCGTAAAACGTATACGGGATGGGGTGATTTGTGGCACCATTTATTTATCACCCGCTGGTTCTGGTCGGCTCAGGATAAGCAATGGACAAGCAGCCAATCAGATTACCTTGCTATCGTGAATAACTTATTACAGAAAAAGGGCAGCCCGGCAACAACCATTAAATGGGGTTCACCGCTTTCCTCCACGGATACCACGTCATTTGCTGAAGCCGTGGCAAGTTTACAATTAGAAGATGAAGACGGTGTGATTGCCGGGGTCGATGAACTGAATAAAGTCATCAAATCGCACCTGAACCTTAAATAA
- a CDS encoding type II toxin-antitoxin system HicA family toxin gives MNKPVSALRTRQQRTLEQIFKTPVSSGIKWSDIESLIKALGGEIKEGRGSRCKFLLNGSIANFHRPHPSPDTDKGAVAGLREWLESVGVTPS, from the coding sequence ATGAACAAACCGGTTTCAGCGCTCCGAACGAGGCAACAACGTACCTTGGAACAAATTTTTAAAACACCTGTATCGTCGGGAATTAAATGGTCAGATATTGAATCTTTAATCAAGGCATTAGGCGGTGAAATCAAGGAAGGCCGGGGTTCTCGTTGTAAATTTTTGCTGAATGGGAGTATTGCCAATTTTCATCGCCCCCATCCGTCGCCAGACACAGACAAAGGGGCTGTGGCTGGATTACGGGAATGGTTAGAAAGTGTAGGAGTTACGCCATCATGA
- the rfbB gene encoding dTDP-glucose 4,6-dehydratase encodes MKILVTGGAGFIGSALIRYIINHTDDHVINVDKLTYAGNLESLKEIDHSPRYSFEKADICDRNALDCILEKYQPDAIMHLAAESHVDRSISGPSDFIETNIIGTYTLLEAARNYWQKLPESKKNKFIFHHISTDEVYGDLPHPDELPEHSSLPLFTENTAYAPSSPYSASKASSDHLVRAWHRTYGLPIIVTNCSNNYGPYHFPEKLIPLVILNALEGKSLPIYGKGDQIRDWLYVEDHARALYLVVNTGKNGETYNIGGHNEKTNLEVVEKICQILDELVPKEVSYKKQITFVADRPGHDRRYAIDADKISKEFDWKSLETFESGIRKTVKWYLSNATWVENVKSGAYQSWIEQNYGKRSK; translated from the coding sequence ATGAAAATTCTGGTTACTGGTGGAGCAGGTTTTATTGGCTCTGCATTAATTCGATATATTATCAACCATACTGATGACCATGTTATTAATGTTGATAAACTCACTTATGCAGGCAATTTAGAATCACTCAAAGAAATTGATCATAGTCCACGCTATTCTTTTGAAAAAGCAGATATTTGCGATCGTAATGCTCTCGACTGCATACTAGAAAAATATCAACCGGATGCGATTATGCATTTAGCAGCAGAAAGCCATGTAGATCGTTCAATCAGTGGCCCTAGTGATTTTATTGAAACCAATATTATTGGCACTTATACTCTTTTGGAAGCCGCTCGAAATTACTGGCAGAAATTACCCGAAAGCAAAAAAAATAAATTTATTTTTCACCATATTTCAACAGATGAAGTATACGGTGATTTGCCTCATCCAGATGAGCTTCCAGAACATTCTTCCCTTCCTTTATTTACTGAAAATACAGCCTACGCTCCAAGTAGCCCATATTCAGCATCAAAAGCATCTAGCGATCATTTAGTTAGAGCATGGCACAGAACTTATGGATTACCAATAATAGTAACCAATTGTTCCAACAATTATGGACCTTACCATTTTCCAGAAAAATTAATTCCTCTTGTTATCTTGAATGCATTAGAAGGGAAATCTTTGCCAATCTATGGTAAGGGAGATCAAATTCGGGATTGGTTATATGTTGAAGACCATGCAAGAGCACTATATTTAGTTGTTAATACTGGTAAAAATGGTGAAACTTATAATATCGGTGGTCATAACGAAAAAACCAACCTCGAAGTTGTCGAGAAAATTTGCCAAATTTTGGATGAACTCGTTCCTAAAGAAGTTTCTTATAAAAAGCAAATTACCTTTGTTGCTGATCGACCAGGCCATGATCGTCGTTATGCGATCGATGCCGACAAAATCAGCAAAGAGTTTGACTGGAAGTCGCTGGAAACGTTTGAGAGCGGTATCCGCAAAACGGTTAAGTGGTACTTATCAAACGCCACGTGGGTCGAGAACGTGAAGAGTGGTGCCTACCAGTCGTGGATTGAGCAAAACTATGGGAAACGTAGTAAATGA
- a CDS encoding type II toxin-antitoxin system RelE/ParE family toxin has product MAQSDELRESIYEAMGVLEKFGPNLGRPYVDTLYGSDFPNMKELRIQHAGDPIRAFFAFDPQRCAIVLCAGNKTGTNEKRFYKDMIRKADFEYRRHLDNLEK; this is encoded by the coding sequence TTGGCTCAGAGTGATGAACTCAGGGAGTCAATTTATGAAGCAATGGGCGTGCTGGAAAAGTTTGGTCCGAATCTTGGTAGGCCTTATGTTGATACGCTATATGGCTCAGATTTCCCAAACATGAAGGAATTGCGTATTCAACACGCCGGTGATCCGATTAGAGCTTTTTTTGCTTTTGACCCTCAGCGATGTGCAATCGTTTTATGTGCCGGCAATAAAACCGGGACCAATGAAAAGCGGTTCTACAAGGATATGATCCGAAAAGCTGATTTTGAATATCGCCGTCACTTGGACAATCTGGAGAAATAA
- a CDS encoding Spy/CpxP family protein refolding chaperone: MRKIATLALASMSVFGTAMALAEIADAYNASEADSSLFCLPYDKGDSGYYQRNYNYSCVFGGITLTEQQRQQMWDLVKKRHLHEQVRADIEAERWKMYALLTAKDFDEVAVKTQLEKVAKQNIDLSVEIARIRHQMYQLLTSEQEEQLQKCYKARIVRELN, from the coding sequence ATGCGTAAAATAGCAACATTAGCTTTAGCGTCAATGTCTGTGTTTGGAACGGCAATGGCCTTAGCTGAAATTGCTGATGCGTATAATGCCTCCGAGGCTGATTCTTCACTGTTTTGTCTGCCATACGACAAGGGTGATTCTGGTTATTACCAACGTAACTATAACTATAGTTGTGTTTTTGGGGGAATTACATTAACTGAACAGCAACGGCAGCAGATGTGGGATTTGGTGAAAAAACGGCATCTGCATGAGCAAGTAAGAGCGGATATAGAAGCAGAACGTTGGAAGATGTATGCTCTTCTGACTGCAAAGGATTTTGATGAAGTTGCGGTAAAAACGCAGCTTGAAAAAGTAGCAAAGCAGAATATTGATCTCAGTGTAGAAATAGCGCGTATTCGTCATCAGATGTATCAATTGCTGACATCGGAGCAGGAAGAGCAGCTCCAAAAGTGTTATAAAGCGCGAATTGTCCGGGAGTTAAACTGA
- a CDS encoding MFS transporter: MAMTEENRWRDLFSSKNAPSAIALSLGVGLMAVNTLIAITILPSVVKDIGGLNLYAWNTTLFVVASIIGSILSARLLSASGARNAYLVAALVFFIGSLFCTFAPTMEIMLIGRAIQGLGGGFLFALSYSMINLVFAQSLWPRAMALISGVWGVSTLIGPAIGGIFAEMNVWRYAFGIMLPITLLYALFTYRILPQKQVENTTKTALPVVQLILLSAAVLAVSSGSLSQDVRINILGIVTAVILISLLVIYEPRTSAKLFPENALNWHSPHLILFATISLLVIGLAGDVFVPYFLQILHGQSPLASGYMVATAAVGWTIGEMLSASWQGEKIRFAIVSGPAFMFIGMLILLVMLPYQSAGEWKIILPIIFGLGLFGFGVGFGWPHLLTRILQVSSDTDKNIAGSSITTVQLFATAFGSALAGMVTNIFGFYQPGGIEGAVSSSHWLFLLFSIAPILALLTAWKSARITVVK; this comes from the coding sequence ATGGCAATGACTGAGGAAAATCGCTGGAGGGATCTGTTTTCCAGTAAAAATGCACCGAGTGCGATAGCGCTTTCACTGGGTGTGGGATTGATGGCTGTTAATACTTTAATTGCGATTACAATTTTGCCCTCCGTTGTAAAGGATATTGGCGGATTGAACCTCTATGCCTGGAATACAACACTGTTTGTCGTAGCATCTATTATCGGATCGATACTTTCAGCGCGACTATTGAGTGCATCAGGTGCAAGAAATGCTTATTTGGTTGCAGCCCTGGTTTTTTTCATCGGTAGTTTATTTTGTACTTTCGCACCTACAATGGAAATTATGCTGATTGGGAGAGCCATTCAGGGGCTTGGCGGTGGATTTCTCTTTGCACTTTCTTATTCAATGATTAATCTGGTGTTTGCACAATCGCTTTGGCCACGAGCGATGGCATTAATTTCAGGGGTATGGGGGGTATCAACCCTGATCGGGCCAGCTATTGGCGGTATTTTTGCTGAAATGAATGTGTGGCGTTATGCGTTTGGCATTATGTTGCCTATTACTTTGTTGTATGCCTTATTCACTTATCGGATTCTTCCCCAAAAACAGGTAGAGAATACAACGAAAACAGCTTTACCTGTTGTGCAGCTTATTCTGCTATCCGCTGCTGTACTTGCAGTTTCCTCGGGGAGTTTGTCACAAGATGTGCGTATCAATATTCTTGGCATTGTTACAGCAGTAATATTGATATCCTTATTGGTTATCTATGAACCCCGAACTTCGGCAAAATTATTTCCAGAAAATGCGTTGAATTGGCACTCTCCCCATCTGATCTTATTCGCTACTATATCGCTTTTAGTGATAGGGTTGGCGGGTGATGTTTTTGTTCCCTATTTTCTGCAAATTCTGCATGGGCAATCTCCTTTAGCTTCTGGTTATATGGTTGCCACTGCGGCAGTGGGTTGGACGATTGGAGAAATGCTCAGTGCTAGTTGGCAGGGTGAGAAAATTCGCTTTGCGATTGTAAGTGGTCCTGCCTTTATGTTTATTGGTATGTTGATATTGCTTGTAATGTTGCCCTATCAGTCAGCGGGAGAGTGGAAAATAATACTACCGATAATTTTTGGCTTAGGGCTGTTTGGTTTTGGTGTCGGTTTTGGTTGGCCTCATTTGTTGACCCGCATTTTGCAGGTTTCCAGTGATACTGATAAAAACATTGCCGGCTCATCTATTACTACCGTTCAGCTATTTGCCACAGCATTTGGCTCTGCATTGGCTGGCATGGTCACCAACATATTTGGATTTTATCAGCCCGGCGGTATTGAGGGCGCAGTTTCTTCTTCCCATTGGTTATTTTTACTTTTTTCTATTGCACCAATATTGGCGTTATTGACGGCATGGAAATCAGCAAGGATTACAGTAGTAAAATAG
- the rfbD gene encoding dTDP-4-dehydrorhamnose reductase, with the protein MNILLFGKNGQVGWELQRSLAPLGNLIVLDVQSTEYCGDFSNPAGIAETVCRIKPDVIVNAAAHTAVDKAESEPELASLLNAESVEAIAREAAKIDTWVIHYSTDYVFSGEGEKPWVETDSTAPLNVYGQTKLAGEKALQENCPKHLIFRTSWVYADKGNNFAKTMLKLAKERQELSIINDQFGAPTGAELLADCTAHAIRTAIMQPQVAGLYHLVAGGETCWHDYAGLVLAEAKRAGIELALSKLNAVSTDNFPTPAKRPHNSRLNTEKFQHTFGLVLPHWEVGVKRMLAELITTTAP; encoded by the coding sequence ATGAATATTCTGTTGTTCGGTAAGAATGGGCAAGTTGGATGGGAACTTCAGCGTTCACTCGCGCCGCTAGGCAACCTGATTGTGCTGGATGTTCAATCTACTGAATATTGTGGTGATTTCAGTAATCCGGCGGGTATTGCCGAAACTGTATGTCGCATCAAACCAGACGTAATTGTTAATGCTGCTGCTCATACGGCCGTCGACAAAGCGGAGTCTGAACCTGAGCTTGCCTCGTTGCTGAACGCCGAAAGCGTAGAAGCCATCGCCCGAGAAGCAGCAAAAATTGACACTTGGGTCATCCACTATTCAACCGATTATGTTTTCTCGGGAGAGGGTGAAAAGCCATGGGTGGAAACTGATAGCACAGCGCCGCTGAACGTCTATGGTCAGACAAAATTAGCGGGGGAGAAAGCACTACAGGAAAACTGCCCGAAGCATCTCATTTTTCGCACCAGTTGGGTTTATGCCGATAAAGGCAACAACTTTGCGAAAACGATGCTGAAACTGGCGAAGGAGCGTCAGGAACTTTCTATTATTAATGACCAGTTTGGTGCGCCGACAGGAGCTGAACTGTTGGCTGATTGTACTGCTCACGCTATTCGTACTGCCATTATGCAGCCGCAAGTGGCAGGATTATATCATTTAGTTGCTGGGGGGGAAACCTGCTGGCATGACTACGCCGGGCTGGTTTTAGCTGAGGCGAAACGTGCCGGGATAGAACTGGCGCTGAGCAAATTAAACGCGGTATCTACAGATAATTTTCCTACACCGGCGAAGCGTCCGCATAATTCACGATTGAATACAGAAAAATTTCAGCACACCTTTGGTCTGGTACTCCCGCATTGGGAAGTAGGAGTAAAACGCATGTTGGCAGAGTTGATTACAACGACTGCACCTTAA
- a CDS encoding type II toxin-antitoxin system HicB family antitoxin, with protein MSKQNTNIMEIAGLSAVISYIPEISMFRGKFLGLSGYCDFVADSIAGLHAEGRLSLDEYLEDCRAANIEPYQKREKIKTFTLRYPESFGERLNQAAAEHHISVNAFILEALGERLRNV; from the coding sequence ATGAGTAAACAAAATACAAATATTATGGAAATCGCCGGACTTTCGGCGGTGATCAGTTATATCCCTGAAATAAGCATGTTTCGGGGGAAGTTTTTAGGCTTATCCGGTTATTGTGATTTTGTGGCTGACAGTATCGCCGGACTGCATGCTGAAGGTCGGTTGTCTTTGGATGAATATCTGGAAGATTGTCGGGCCGCGAATATTGAGCCTTATCAGAAACGTGAAAAAATAAAAACGTTTACTTTGCGCTATCCTGAGTCCTTTGGAGAACGTTTAAATCAAGCGGCGGCCGAGCACCATATTTCAGTGAACGCTTTCATTCTGGAAGCGTTGGGCGAGCGTCTGAGAAACGTCTAA
- the cpxA gene encoding envelope stress sensor histidine kinase CpxA — protein MINSLTARIFAIFWLTLALVLMVALMVPKLDSRQLTPLLDSEYQQGNQIARHIGEELTRYPPNDLFWWLRLDRAIAQWAPPDQFLYLATAEGRVVGHEKNFVQVVRNFLGQSDNTDHPKKKKYGRIEILGPFSIRDGEDYYHLYQLRPAGSPQSDFINLMFDRPFLLPAATMLISAPLLLWLAWSLAKPARKLKNAADEVAKGNLRQHPELESGPQEFLAAGSSFNQMISALERMVTAQQRLISDISHELRTPLTRLQLATALLRRRHGESKELERIETETQRLDSMINDLLVLSRNQHKNELLRENIKASEIWNDTLENAKFEVEQMHKTLDIVSPPGSWTIYCNPAVLGSALENIVRNALRYSSSHIAVAFKADNHGVTITVDDDGPGVNPEDREHIFRPFYRTDEARDRESGGTGLGLAIVETAVEQHRGWVKAEDSPLGGLRLVIWLPLHGR, from the coding sequence ATGATCAATAGCCTAACAGCCCGCATATTTGCCATTTTCTGGCTAACGCTGGCGCTCGTTTTGATGGTTGCGCTAATGGTGCCCAAGCTGGATTCAAGGCAATTAACCCCACTATTAGACAGTGAATATCAGCAAGGAAACCAGATAGCCAGACATATTGGAGAAGAATTAACTCGCTATCCACCCAATGATCTATTCTGGTGGCTAAGGCTAGATCGTGCCATTGCCCAATGGGCACCACCAGATCAATTCTTATATCTCGCTACTGCTGAAGGGCGTGTTGTTGGCCATGAGAAAAATTTTGTGCAGGTTGTTCGCAATTTCCTCGGCCAATCTGACAATACAGACCATCCTAAAAAGAAAAAATATGGTCGTATAGAAATACTTGGGCCATTTTCAATACGTGATGGTGAAGATTACTATCACCTCTACCAGCTTCGGCCGGCAGGCAGTCCACAATCAGATTTTATTAATTTGATGTTTGATCGCCCTTTCCTGCTGCCTGCGGCGACCATGTTAATAAGTGCACCACTACTCCTATGGCTGGCATGGAGTTTAGCAAAACCCGCCCGTAAGTTAAAAAACGCGGCAGATGAGGTGGCAAAAGGTAATTTAAGACAGCATCCTGAACTGGAATCAGGCCCACAAGAATTTCTGGCTGCTGGTAGCAGCTTCAATCAGATGATTAGTGCATTAGAAAGAATGGTGACCGCTCAACAAAGGCTGATATCCGATATTTCGCACGAATTGCGCACTCCTCTTACCCGTTTACAACTTGCAACAGCATTGCTACGTCGTCGTCACGGAGAAAGCAAAGAGCTGGAGCGCATTGAAACAGAAACTCAGCGCCTGGATAGCATGATTAATGACTTGTTGGTACTTTCCCGCAACCAGCATAAAAATGAACTACTGCGTGAAAATATCAAAGCCAGCGAGATATGGAATGACACATTGGAGAATGCCAAATTTGAAGTCGAACAGATGCACAAAACACTGGATATCGTTTCTCCCCCTGGTTCCTGGACTATTTACTGCAACCCGGCAGTACTCGGCAGTGCACTGGAAAACATTGTCCGCAACGCTCTTCGCTACTCCAGCAGCCATATCGCCGTGGCATTTAAAGCTGATAATCATGGCGTGACGATTACCGTTGATGATGATGGTCCTGGCGTCAACCCGGAAGATCGTGAACATATCTTCCGCCCGTTTTATCGGACAGATGAAGCAAGGGATAGAGAATCAGGTGGAACTGGACTGGGGTTGGCAATAGTCGAAACCGCAGTGGAACAACATCGAGGCTGGGTGAAAGCAGAAGATAGCCCTTTAGGCGGGCTAAGATTGGTGATTTGGTTGCCGTTGCATGGACGATAG
- a CDS encoding TPM domain-containing protein: MFMISNLPMDGLNTSTKHRQRYSRSIIKHILILFMLFFSISSVSAKEVRQETTLVEVPALTQSVTDVSNILTKNEHQRLTRKLKKLQSEHKVQMAVLILPTTGSDSVETFASRVFTEWKLGSKQRNDGILFLVASDDHKMRIAVGSGLKKQLTETKLANILRKDARLAFKEDDYYEGISNSIESLESLVKQSWQEQASQETSKITQAFEDDNSDTSDNISDKDFSNLLIFWLIGLISLPLLVFRKDGRFKRFLKSASTVAVCTFVLSLVGIFPAIPLGYYLMIFFLPVILILVVLFFGASLLGSLFSSLFGGLFGGSGSESPAIATESTENPNDDSFSGGGGKSDNDGASGDW; this comes from the coding sequence ATGTTCATGATTTCCAATCTACCAATGGATGGTTTAAATACCAGCACAAAACACCGCCAAAGATATAGCCGCTCAATAATAAAACATATTTTGATACTATTTATGCTCTTCTTTAGCATAAGCAGTGTATCAGCAAAAGAGGTCCGACAAGAGACGACGCTCGTTGAAGTTCCGGCACTTACCCAGAGTGTAACGGATGTATCCAATATCCTAACCAAGAATGAACACCAGCGTCTGACCCGCAAACTGAAAAAATTGCAATCAGAACACAAAGTGCAAATGGCGGTTTTGATTCTTCCAACGACAGGGAGCGATAGTGTCGAAACTTTTGCTTCCCGCGTGTTCACTGAATGGAAACTAGGCAGTAAACAACGTAATGATGGCATCCTGTTTTTGGTGGCATCAGATGATCATAAGATGCGTATTGCCGTTGGTTCCGGCCTTAAAAAGCAACTAACGGAAACTAAACTGGCAAATATTTTACGTAAGGATGCAAGGCTGGCTTTCAAAGAGGATGACTATTATGAAGGTATCAGTAATAGCATTGAGTCCCTTGAGTCCTTGGTAAAACAATCGTGGCAAGAGCAAGCGTCGCAAGAAACATCAAAGATTACTCAGGCTTTTGAAGACGATAACAGTGATACTTCCGACAACATATCAGACAAAGATTTTTCGAATCTGCTGATTTTTTGGCTGATCGGCCTGATATCTTTGCCCTTGCTGGTTTTCCGTAAAGATGGCAGGTTTAAACGTTTCCTCAAGAGTGCATCAACAGTGGCTGTCTGTACTTTTGTACTCAGTTTGGTTGGCATTTTTCCTGCTATCCCGTTGGGATACTATCTGATGATTTTCTTCCTGCCAGTAATTTTGATACTTGTTGTGCTCTTTTTCGGTGCTTCGTTACTGGGCAGTTTATTCAGTAGCCTCTTTGGGGGGTTATTTGGTGGTTCCGGTTCAGAATCTCCTGCTATTGCTACTGAGAGTACGGAAAACCCTAACGATGACAGTTTTTCCGGTGGTGGCGGAAAAAGTGACAATGATGGTGCATCAGGGGATTGGTAA
- a CDS encoding SDR family oxidoreductase: MNEKILLVTGSSRGIGAATAILAANKGYSICLNYLNDEKSAFKVRDEILNLGAKCIAVRADVSNEHQVKKMFDNIDTQLGSITHLVNNVGILKQKMPLIDMDGERFQQVLLTNVMSHFYCSSEAIKRMSISRGGSGGSIVNVSSGASKSGSPFEYIDYAASKGAVDTFTTGLSKEVAADGIRVNCVRPGGIYTDIHADGGEPSRVDRIAKNFPMQRGGTPEEVANAILWLLSDEASFVTGSFTDLCGGL, from the coding sequence ATGAACGAAAAAATACTTTTAGTTACAGGCTCTAGTCGAGGTATTGGAGCGGCTACCGCTATACTGGCAGCAAATAAAGGATACTCTATATGTTTAAATTATTTAAACGATGAAAAGTCTGCGTTTAAAGTCCGTGATGAGATTTTGAATCTGGGTGCCAAATGTATCGCTGTACGTGCTGACGTTTCCAATGAGCATCAAGTAAAAAAAATGTTCGATAACATTGATACTCAGTTAGGAAGTATTACTCACCTTGTCAATAACGTTGGAATCTTAAAACAAAAAATGCCCTTAATTGATATGGATGGGGAACGATTTCAACAAGTACTATTGACCAATGTAATGAGTCATTTTTATTGCTCTTCTGAGGCGATTAAGCGTATGTCTATTTCTAGAGGAGGCTCTGGAGGTTCAATTGTTAACGTTTCATCAGGTGCATCGAAAAGTGGCTCACCTTTCGAATACATTGATTATGCTGCGTCGAAAGGTGCAGTTGATACCTTTACTACAGGATTATCTAAAGAAGTCGCCGCTGACGGCATACGAGTCAACTGCGTTCGTCCGGGAGGCATTTACACCGATATTCATGCTGATGGAGGCGAGCCTTCTAGAGTTGATCGTATTGCCAAGAACTTCCCGATGCAAAGAGGTGGAACGCCTGAAGAGGTTGCAAATGCGATTCTTTGGCTACTTAGTGACGAAGCTTCATTCGTGACCGGAAGCTTTACAGACTTATGCGGTGGTTTATAA
- the cpxR gene encoding envelope stress response regulator transcription factor CpxR — translation MHKILLVDDDRELTSLLKELLEMEGFSVVIAHDGEQALQFIDSSIDLLLLDIMMPRKNGIETLKELRQYHQTPVIMLTARGSDLDRVLGLELGADDYLPKPFNDRELVARIRAILRRSNWNEQQADNGTPVLEVDKLQLNPGRQEASFDGDILDLTGTEFTLLYLLAQHLGQVVSREHLSQEVLGKRLTPFDRAIDMHISNLRRKLPNRTDELPWFKTLRGRGYLMVSAK, via the coding sequence ATGCATAAGATATTATTAGTTGATGATGACCGCGAACTAACATCTTTGTTAAAAGAACTACTAGAAATGGAAGGATTCAGTGTAGTGATCGCCCATGATGGCGAGCAGGCATTACAATTTATCGATTCTTCAATTGATCTATTACTACTGGATATCATGATGCCGCGCAAAAATGGCATTGAGACATTGAAGGAGCTACGTCAATACCACCAAACTCCCGTTATTATGTTAACGGCTCGTGGAAGCGATTTAGACCGCGTTCTGGGACTGGAACTGGGGGCAGATGATTACTTACCTAAGCCTTTTAACGATCGTGAACTGGTAGCCCGTATACGTGCGATTTTGCGTCGTTCCAACTGGAACGAACAACAGGCTGACAACGGTACACCTGTACTCGAAGTCGATAAACTGCAACTCAACCCAGGACGCCAGGAAGCCAGTTTTGATGGCGATATTCTGGATTTAACCGGAACAGAATTCACACTTCTCTACTTATTGGCTCAACATTTGGGGCAAGTTGTTTCCCGTGAACATTTAAGTCAAGAAGTATTAGGAAAACGACTAACACCTTTTGATAGAGCCATAGACATGCATATTTCTAACCTTCGTCGTAAATTACCCAACCGGACTGATGAATTACCTTGGTTTAAAACGTTACGTGGACGCGGATATTTAATGGTTTCAGCGAAATGA
- a CDS encoding helix-turn-helix domain-containing protein, whose product MSNYRKLLAQESPEMQARVEKRVEQASIKLALSQLRDELDMSQAELAAAMGVQQPSIARMENTDHDPRLSTLKRYVAALGGELSIDVTLPTGKRVAFHL is encoded by the coding sequence ATGTCTAATTACAGAAAACTGTTAGCGCAAGAAAGCCCGGAAATGCAGGCGCGCGTTGAAAAGCGAGTTGAACAGGCCAGCATCAAATTGGCTCTTAGCCAGTTACGTGATGAGTTAGACATGTCACAGGCGGAGCTTGCAGCCGCTATGGGTGTTCAGCAACCTTCTATTGCTCGAATGGAAAACACCGACCATGATCCGCGCCTTTCAACGCTCAAACGCTATGTAGCGGCTTTGGGGGGAGAATTAAGTATTGATGTGACACTTCCAACCGGTAAGCGTGTGGCATTTCATCTATGA